The window TCAAACGCTTTGCCGCAATAGATATTGCCCCGGATGAGTCACAAGTTGTAACATTGCAACGGACAGATCTGGTAGACATGTGATACCGCAAGCTTGTGGTTCTGGATTCTCGAGGAAAACGTTGGTCGGTTCTGCAGTTCAATGCAGACGAGTTGATTTGGCAGCACGAACGGATGGTGCAGATCCGAGTATCGTTAATGGTTTTCTAATCGTCCGCTGAGGTTCGCTACCATGGTTTACGCTGAGTCTTCTTACAAAAAATCTTCGTGAAAACCAAGGATGGCCAAAGACTCACATTATCGATCTATGGAACGACCAAAAGCAGTCTTGTTTGACTTGGATGACACCCTCTACGACCATCTGCATAGCGCACGACAAGGGCTGATTGCATTGAGTCGGCGGCATCCGACCTTGCGGGATGTGCCAGTACCTGTGTTAGAAGAACGTTATTCTCAAGCTCTTGAAAAGTTGCACCTGCAAATGCTCAGGGGGGATCTGACCCAGACGGAAGCACGAAGCCGGCGGATGCAGGAATTCTTCGGTAGTTTCCAGATTCGACTCACCCATGACGCTGCAATCGCTGAACACAGTCGGTTTCGCCACGACTGTGATCGGGCTTTTGAACTCGTGCAGGGGGCAGGGGAAATCTTGCGTTGCTTACGAGAACTCGAAATGAGAATGGCAATTATCACAAACAATCTCGTTTCAGAGCAGATCAGCAAGTTGAAGCAGTTGGGCATCGAGAACTATTTCGAGGTCG is drawn from Pirellulaceae bacterium and contains these coding sequences:
- a CDS encoding HAD family hydrolase, with protein sequence MAKDSHYRSMERPKAVLFDLDDTLYDHLHSARQGLIALSRRHPTLRDVPVPVLEERYSQALEKLHLQMLRGDLTQTEARSRRMQEFFGSFQIRLTHDAAIAEHSRFRHDCDRAFELVQGAGEILRCLRELEMRMAIITNNLVSEQISKLKQLGIENYFEVVSISEEVGVSKPDPKIFEITLNRLALQANEVVMVGDSLESDIRGAQAAGIRTVWLKRRPELQGQLPPGIAVIESDFLKHEESLARILNHRAKATPGD